In Nitrospirae bacterium YQR-1, the genomic stretch CCCTGCCCGTATGCTTTTGTTTCCACGGTTTTTTACCACCGCCTCTGACAAGCCCTCTGGTTTTTGTAGCATGGGTACCCTGCCTCTGATTAGCCAGATAATTTGTCACAACAGCATGTAAGATATCAGGTCTCGGCTCAAGGCCAAAAACCTCTTTAGGCAACTGGATACTGTCAACCTTATTATTATTTTTATCTTTTATCTCAATCTCTAACATGTCACTTAGCCCTTATCGTATGAAGTTGCAGGCTTTAAAAACCCTTCCTAATCTCTACTATGTCACCCTTAGCCCCAGGTACAGCCCCTTTGACTATCAGCACATTTTGCTCAGTCCTTACTCCCACTATTGTCAGATTTCTTACCGTCACTCTCTCTGACCCCATATGGCCGGGCAATCCTTTATTTTTCCAAACCCTGGACGGGAATGAACTTGCCCCGATAGAGCCCGGCGCCCTATTAAACATCGACCCATGAGAACCCGGACCGCCTGCATAATTATGCCTTTTCATTACTCCCTGGAAGCCCTTCCCCTTGGATACTCCGCTTACCTTTACCACATCACCGGC encodes the following:
- the rplC gene encoding 50S ribosomal protein L3; the protein is MSTEKTGIIGRKLGMTQIFTETGNVVPVTLIEAGPCSVIQVKTTERDGYDSVKIGFIETKKANKPMKGIFEKSGLKPMRIIREFPVDGLKVGDFVTVERFAAGDVVKVSGVSKGKGFQGVMKRHNYAGGPGSHGSMFNRAPGSIGASSFPSRVWKNKGLPGHMGSERVTVRNLTIVGVRTEQNVLIVKGAVPGAKGDIVEIRKGF